The sequence GCAGGTGCATTCTCACAGCTGACAGGGCTGAAAGCTGTTCAGGAGGAAAGTAAAAGTTTTGGAGAGATGACCCACTCAAGTGAAACCATATGGATGATTTGGTGGGTGTTAAGCAGGATACAGGCATTAATTTCTTAGTCTGAAAAAGTATGTTCGCAAAGAACTGCAAGCAGTCTTCGTAGTACTACCCATGTTTAGTGTGTTTGAAACTTTAAAGGTAATTTTAGCAAGCACTTGCTTAGAATAACTGCTGACTCCTTCTGCTTCTGATAGATTGTCAGAACGGAACTGTATAGAAATTGTGACAAAGCTGATCGCAGAGAAGCAGCTGGAAGTAGTGCACACCCTTGATGGCAAGGAGTATGTCACTCCAGCACAGATTAGTAAGGAGATCCGCGATGAGCTCCATGTTTCTGGTGGTAAGTGTGTCActttccttcttcctttgaaTTTGGAAGTTAATTTTGAAGGCTACAGAAAGATTTTGAAAGTTTTCAGTACTCTTAATCTTTCCGAAAAAGTCAGTTTGCTTCATCTACACATTAATTCACCTACTGCTCTTTTATTTTCACTTCAGATCTGTGTTAGGCTTTTAGATAAGCATATCAAGGTAGGCTGTTTGGTTTATCTTCACCCATGTGGAATTTCTGACATAAAAGTTGTATAAAAATCCTGTTGAAGGAAATTTGATGTTTTAATACAGTTAGTACCTGGCCAGGATGTTTGACCCTGTCTTGGAATTTCAAATTCATTCTCCTTTCACGCCATTGGTAATAATAATATTTGTAAATTGTCATTGAGAAGTTCTTTTATTTTACCAATGTGAAGAGCCACTTGCATTGAAAGATATGACTTAGATATATAAGGAAGTTCAGATAGCTTTTTGTTGATGGCTTTAATAAGCAGGCAGTGTATTGTACTTTGAGTTATTCCTAAGGGTGAATTTCACTGAGTCATATGTTCAGAAAAATTAACTTCTTATTATGTCCATACAGGTTAGCCATTTTCTCACTGTTATCACAGGTTTGCCTCAGTTTGTGTTTTGCCATGGTGTATCATACCATTGAGACAGCTTGGACTGAATTAaaatttggtgggttttttgttagtAGCATCATGAAAGGTAGAAAGTTTTAACAATCTCTGGGCACTCATGGACTAGTTTAATTGGTCTACAGAAAAAGTAATTAAATCTTTTGTGCACAATGATCTGTACTTTATTCTAAATCTCTTCAAATATGTTTCATGTGCTAAAAGTGTGTTTTATCTTTTCTTGAAGGTCGAGTTAACATTGTTGACTTACAACAGGTAACTTTAGTAATAAAAACTTTATACTTCTTTATTTTCATCACCATGTATGCTGTTAATGCGGAGTTCATTAATTGAAACCTCTCTGCTTAGTGATAATCTAGGACTTCTGAAATCACTACTGATAAATGCACTTTTTGTTTATGAACTCTTTCTTTgtaaactgaggagggcagactGAAAAGAAATATGTCACCCATTTAAATTTAAAGCTGCAGGAGGCTGCATTATTAGCTTTGCATGCCTCTTTGAATCTGTCCTCTTCCTTCATTATTCTTTGTGTCTCCACTAATCTTTGTCCTGCAGTAGTCTTCCTCTGTGGCTAATTTTTCCTTCAGGCTTGAGCAAAATTACTTGGAAACAGAAAACCTTCCTAAAAGCCAGTTTCCTATTTTGTCTTACTGCTTTCTGGTATTTTTTTATCACATAGTTTTCTTCAACCTTGTAACAGTTGCAAAGAGAGGTTTTTTTCTCTAAAGGATTGCTACTTTATTCCAAAACACAGATCAAGTGTATTTGTATGCAATAGTATAAAAAAATAAGAGCATCTTTCCTCAAGATATAGGAATGTGTAACTAATATCTCAATGTTTGAGAATGATTTTCAATTTAAAGTTCTgataagaggtttttttttttaggtgatAAATGTCGACCTTCTGCACATTGAAAACAGAGCTAATGACATTGTTAAATCTGAAAAAGGTATTCAGCTTGTACTGGGACAGCTTATAAATGAGTGAGTACCTTCAGGAGCAATATGTATAATTCATACCATGCTTATTTTTTAAACGCAGACTAAAACTTAGTGTCAAACCTTTGTTGCTTCTGAAGTGAAATACATTTTTCTTGGCTGATCTTAGAGCTGCTTGGTGGTGATCAGTGCTACTCTTGGCAGGTGAGACTTATCTCAGCAAAGCATCCAGTGAATCCATGGTGTAAAGGCCCTACTGAACATCTGTGTTCAGTGTCCTGCATTTAAGAGGCTTCATTTCTTACCCAGTGTGTCTGTGTACCACAGCCAGATCTCATTTGTTTCTAGTTTTGCTGTCTGCCTCAGCTATTGACAAACATTCTATCTCTTGTTTTACCTCACAAGCCTAAGATGTTTGAGCTGGTTATTTCATGGCTTCCAGCACCCTAACAACCACTGAACTAATACCCTTATGGGGCTGTCCTTTTTATTGATTGAGCTTCAGGAACTATTTTTGTCAAATACGAAGTACCTGGCTCTCTTGAAATAGTTAAGACCTGTCTTGCTTACTTAAGCTGTTTTCCAATTTTCAttgacatttttttcctctttctcttgcTTGAAATTTTCATACAAGTAGATAAATGCCCCATGTTACAACTAGCTACCTGCTTagcaagttttttaaaaaaacatacaCATTTTCCCTTACCCTGTTCTCctttattaatttaaaataatttttagtttatttttgcAAAGATGTAACAGAAAGGGGTATATTAAAACAGGTCAGTTACTCAGTATGTGATCTTGAGGTTGACTTTGAATGTCACACTTAATgtgttgtcttttctttttctcatttttactaAAGGAGTTACCTGGATCAATTAGCAGAAGAAATAAATGATAAACTACAGGAAACTGGCCAGGTGACAATATCAGAACTCTGCAAGGCATATGACCTTCCAGGAGACTTCCTGTTACAGGTGATGGAAGCCACCAACCTGGCAAATGCAGGATTGGTTGTGACAACCTTCTTTCTTTATCTTTGCAATATCCATGGCTTTAAGTCACTGTTTTATGCAAAATTAATACAAAGGTTAAATCTTCGTTTTCATGGTACATCTGCAAACTATACTTCTGTTTTCTGCAGTTTTTTGTCATCAGATACCCATATATCTGACAGAAGAAGGCATGCTTAGAAAAGCTCAATTTTTCTATTTTCAGGCATTATCCAGGCGTTTGGGTAGAATTATTCATGGCCAACTAGACCAGGAAAACCGTGGGGTGATTTTTACAGAAGCCTTCGTGTCCCGCCATCGAGCGCGCATTCGTGGGCTCTTCACTGCGATTACTCGGTAAATTGCAATGCTGCAACcacatattaaaatattattgccATAGGTCTTTATGGTCCAGATTCACTTGTGATTGAAAAAGGATCTATGGGTAGATTCCCCTAAGTGTAGTAAAATTCCTGGGGACCAGTTCTCAGTTACGTTAGACTCACTTGTTAGAAATAGGAACTCACTTTTGGAAAACAAGGGAAGTATTGTTATATTGTATATTGTTATACTGTATATAACAATATACTGTTATATTGTTATATACACTATACAACATACATTAGTGTTTTGGCTGAAGAAAATGTTACTCTGTAGTTCTTTTATTACTTTGTAGAATATCTGTCCTCTTGTCACTCCACTGCTCCTTAGTCGGTTACATATTGATATGGTCACTACATATGATTATAGATAAGTTTTTCTTATTAAATCAAATTTTTGTGTCGCTTTGTAGGAAGAGAAAAAACTTAACAAAGCAGAAGTTTCCTTACAATAATTATCATGGCTTTTGTGTTATTACTTCACAGTAATTCAGAATTAAAACCTTGTAAGCTATTTTAAACATCAGTGTAGTACCCTGAGGCTGTATTCATCTCTAGCAACCTCTCTTGTTTCTGGATTCTCCACATCAGTTTCATATAAttaatttatattttgtttttctttttttcccaaggcCTACACCTGTAAGTAGCTTGATCACTCGGTATGGATTTCAAGAACATTTACTTTACTGTGAGTTTCATTCAGaatattttgtgtgtttgttaGGAAATCCTTTCCTCATTATCAAAAGTGTGCTTTCAAAGAAGCTTTTTAGCACATAGACTTAATTCTGAAATACAGAACAATGTGTTTCTCTTTAGTGTAGAAAGTATTAAACCCTTTGTGCTATCCATAACTGAAGGGATGTTCTCTGTATCCAGAGCAATGAAAACATTTGTTGACGAGATGCCTCTGGGGACAGAATGATGCAAGAAGTACAGTACTTATTTATTCATCTCTTTCATTATTTGCCCTTAGCTACTAGCAGTTTTATCACTGAAGCACACAAAAGGGGATAGATTTTATGTAGCCAAATGGCATTAATTGCTCAGGATTTGATTTACTGACTTTTTTCTGTGATAATGGAGGCTAAGCTTTTGTTGTACTCTTAGTTGAATGACTTTATATGCTGAGAGGTAAAACATATCCTTAAactgtttgcttttgttttccttttctaagTAGAAATGCATAAAAATTCCCTATTCAGCAGCTTAAATCTTTAGGCTCTACTTGTTTGTCACTTTTTGTGCCCTCCCCTCTTTCTCAAAAATGCTGCTTCAAGCATCATTAGTCTTCTGTGCTGGCTGACCAAGTGCTGCTGGTCTTTTAAAATCCTTTATTGGTTTTCTGTCTCTTCTCCTGAACCTTAATGCTTCTCTAGATTGGATATTTTTGCCTTCAGGGCATTGTTCACTTTAGCTCAACTGTAATATCTCTCTGCTTATCCTGTTGTTCTCCACCACAGGCTtattcattaaaaattaaaatcctaGCACTTGAATAAAATCATATGAACAGTCTACTTCCGCATGATCAATTTAAAATCTCCACCATTTTTTTATGTGCCATCCAAGTTTTCATAGATTAAAGGGAAAATCTGTCAAATTGCATTATAATCTTGTCTCAATACCCAGCAAATTTCAGTGTTTGGTTACAGTCTATTTCAGATAAGTCCTTCAAGTACATCATCATGTTTTGATGATGTACAGTGTTAATTGGAATTGAAGTTCTGGTATTCTCCTGACACCAGTGAGCATCACAATACTTACTTCTAGTATTtccatggggtttttttagtgagtttttttcattcttttctttatttttttttttactttgtctCATTACCTCTGCAGTTTCTAAGTTTCAAAGagctttttatctttttatttgctGCCAGATTTTATTGTGTCCCTTTGCTGAGATACCATTTCTATTTCACAAATGTTGCAAACTTGAAAAATACCTTTTAATGATGTTACTTTTTAGCTTTTTATGTCTGTTGCTGTTAGCAATGTGTTTAAAAGTGATCATCAGTTTTCTGTCTCTTCCAGAATAAAAATGTAAGTTCAGtgtaatatttatattatttgcaAACAGCTGATTATTTAATCAATACTTGAGTTTAGACAGGATAAATATTATTCTTTGGTTCTTTCACATAGATGGGCTGCTATTCATCTTAAGGTCTCATAAAGTTACAATAAAAAGTAGTTTTAGAAATGTGAAACTCTTCAGGTTAAGACACTAATTACAAAGCACAATGAAATAACAGATGTTATTCACTTCTGGGCATTATGTTATTGTGTGTAGGACTGACATGGAGGGACACTTACCATCTTTGTCAGACTTTGATGGAGACCTAATAAGTCACTACAAACTACTTGGTcacctttaaaaataaatgagaattcATGGTAGTTCTACAGGGATCGTgttgttttaaaacaaaatactGTCCAGACATAACTGTAGCAATGCACTGTGAAGTTACTGAGAGCACCTCCACTGCCCTGGAGGTTTAGAACTGGCACTTGATAAAATACAGAATTCAATTGATGTGTTCATTTGACTTCTTTTCTTCTGACATCTTCTTTCTGTaaagaatagattttttttcttttcctgcatgAATAGATTTTTCAACCAACTTTGTGGAGTTCTAGGAAAATCTAATTATTTTTCCTAAAAACTTTGAATAAAAAGAAGTTGAAATTGCAAACAGAGAACCATTCTGTATTATGTAACAGTTGCTTAAGTGGAACAGACACCTTGACTCTATTTTCTAGGGCAACTAAAATATTAGGAAGTATAAAAAACTTACTTTATTTCCAGAATTGGCCTTGAAAGTTCCATTTTATTCAATGTAACTGAACCATAGTAGAACATAATTCCTGGTTTTTGTCTTAAATTACATAAAGCTATATCTTGTTTAAATCAGTTTCTCTTTCTGCTGCATTTTTTCAGTGTAAGTATTGTTCAGCTTTGCTAGTGGCAGTTGTGCTCAATAGCTGCTAGCCTATAGAAGCTCATCTACACTATGGGCATATCTGACAAAAACTGTCATGATTTGCTGTGCACTGTTTCTTCTGGAACTGGGCTTTCAGGTAAACTTTCCTGCATAAGTGAGCTGGACCTCTGTGTGCTGTACTAAGCATGTTGAAGTGTTGATTGCTGCTTCTGTTTAATGAGGAAGAAGTCTTGCCATGTGATACCATTTAATGTTTTGTTCCAGAGCAAAACACGTCTTTTAATGAAATAGAAATGAACATAAACTGAGTATTAAAAAAAGCCATTTGGCAAAGCTCTGGAAATTAGCAGAGTTAGCAGTTGGTGTCACTGATTTTTTAAAACGTATCTCTCGTATTACAGAAAGGCGGAAGCAGATCATAGGAGGCAAATCAGATATTCCTATGCAAtttaaatggattttaaaaatcttatttAGCATTGAGAAGTGCTTAGTGCTTCAGTACTGCCATTTACAAATATGTTTTTTGTTAGCAGTATTCTCAAGAGGTTATTATTGGCAGCTGTGTTATGCAGTTTAGGTAATGACTTTTCATGTCATTTTCTgcatccagattttttttttccattttggttAATGTGCAagcaatgaattaaaaaaaaaattactaataaAATGCTATTATATTTTACTGTTCTGGTCAGAGAAAGAGTCTTCTATGTCTGCATTTTTCAAATTAAATCTAGAAGTGCCCTGGTATATATCCAATAAAAAACATTTTGATCCTGCCATTGTGGCTCACTTTTTAGAAACATTGTCTGATTTGTCTGATTTCCAGAGCTTTTATGAAGAAATTCTCTTAAGTGTTAAAAATAATTGATAGAGCTTGGCAGTGTTTCATTAGAACAAGCACAAACTAATTGGtggaaagaaaggagaaataaaCCAGGGGAAATAATTACTATCTTTTGATTAATGGATATACTAACTTAGGAAacatctcttcctttattttcctcTTGTAGCTTTGCTAGAGGAACTTGTTAATGCTGGTCGTCTGAAAGGCACCGTGGTTGGTGGGAGGCAGGATAAGGCTGTGTTTGTTCCAGACATCTATTCCAGAACACAGAACAAATGGGTGGATTCCTTTTTCAAGCAGAATGGTTACTTAGGTAATTAATCTATATTCTTACAGATAAAATAGCTTTCTAAAACTAGTGTAGGTAATTGGTCTTACCTTAATTAGCCAGTGCTTACGGTGAAGCCTCATAAGGAGAAGTGGAAACCAATGCAGTGGCTGATACTCCTTTGCTCAAAGACCACCTTGCTCATAATGATGTGTGTTACTTTATCACAATGAACTGTATTTCAGCAGAGGGACTGTACTGCTAAACAGTAACTATTTCTCACAAACAATTACAAATGCTGGTTTTTTGTTACTGCTCTGAAGACATTGATTAGCCTGCTCATTGTAGACTTTTCAGATCATCATGGCTGGAGTTTCAGGCCAGATGTCCAGATTAAAACCAAACTTTGGTCCAAACATGCAGTGCTCAGGAAGAACTTTTTTCCAAAATAATATTTGTAGAACTGGAGTGAGTAGCACTAGTTTCCTGATTAGAATCCAGACAATTATATCTAACTTGAAGCTGAGTGATGCTGGATGATGGTGTTTTGAAACACCATGAGCTGTGGGAAAATGTGGATCTGAATAAAGAGAGGAATATCCCCTTATGGTCCCAAATGGTCAGGCCCTAAGTAGCTGTAATTCTTGCAGATTGAAAAGGTTCACCCTAACTTAAAATAAATGATAGTATCAAGTGTTTCTGTAACACTGCTTGACTGATGGAGTGTCTGTGAGTCTTTGAATGTTTTCCACACATCTTAAGATAAACTACTAAATAGTTGAAAACAAAACACTTGGACACTGTAGGTATTGTAAATATTGTTCATTATATATTAGAATACTTTGGAAAGATATGACTGCAAATACAAACTTAATGgtataaaaatatgaaaaagcCAATTTTCTAAACTCAGATCAAAGTCACATCCATGATTTAATCTGCCTACTTCTATTAAGAACATTTAGATGTAGCTTGTACTGAACTAAGTTTTAGGTCAGCATTAGCTTAAGGCTGCATTGACTTGTATAAAAAATATGTTTAACTCTTCGTTTCCTGCTTTCAAATTAAAGTCATCTCATAAGATCTTGTATGTATATAAAGGAACTAAATTTTAACAGACATCTAACTGTTTTACAGAATTTGATGCATTGTACAGACTTGGCATCCCTGACCCAGCAGGCTACATTAAAAAAAGATACAAGTCTGCACAACTCTTATTTCTGAGAGCAGCTTGTGTTGGTCAAGAGATTGTGGATCAAGTTGAAGCCTCTGTGGAGGAAGCCATCAGCTCTGGAAACTGGATAGATGTAGCAGTAAGCAATCCTTTCAATtgcttttggaattttttttcttatttttatgtcAAATGATACTTTATTGAAACTACATATATGTGTAATGAAATTCTATGTTGTCAAAGAAGAAAATTCAGGCTAATTAAAATGACAGGTAAAAGGGCATTATTTGCCTTTGATTTGACCtgaacaaaaacaggggaaggaccTACTGGCATTCAGTTTATAGATATGTGAGACTAACTTTCATTTCAAACTAGTGTATTTCTCTACTAGAGAACAATATATTactgttgggcttttttttttttactttgagaAAATGTCTAAACTAAATGCTTACAACACTTTTGGTGAGCAGAGGGACCTTAGCCACTTTGTCCTAAGTCCTAATTTTAGGCCTTACAGCACTACCTTTGTTGCTCTGAAGTGCTGCTGATGTTCTGTGTTTGGTGTTGCTTTGTAGCTGTTGTACCATGCATTTGTCCAGAGGTAACACATATTTCTAGAGAAATGTGGATTTGCATGTTAGAAGATTTAAAATAGTGTGTAGTCTTAAATTAGTAGCTTAATTTGAAAAGTGCAATGCTTTCTGAATAGTTAGTAGGTGTCAAAAGGCCTCTGTCTATTCTGTTTATCCACTTACAAGGCTGctgtattttcattttctttaccCTAGACTCTTCTGCCCAGCTCATTGTCAGTAGAAGATGTTGGGATTTTGCTCCAGCAAGTGATGAGATCTTTAAACAAAAGCTCTTCAGGTTTGGTCTTCAATGACACCATTGCAGTCAGTGAGAAATTTCTAAGCAGCTGTGCTGAGCTCTTTTCTGATCTGATGCAACAGAAAGCAGAAAAGGTACAGTAGGTTTTTGTTGGTCAAGATGCAGTGCACATTGAGTTTTGGAGTAAAGTTCATGGGACTTTCCAGTCTCTGTTAAAATTTCTGTACATCTCATCTGAAATACAACTAGAGAAGAAGCAACACAAATGAACAGCAGGTTTCTATATTTGATGGGTGTAATTTATATTCTGGTGTACTCAAGAAGTCCAGTCTTGTGTTGCACTTGCAAAATGTGATGTTTGATTCGTGTACTTGAAAATGGCCAGCTGGCTTAAATGTTTCTTCCATTGCTGTATCTTTTTGCTATGGTGTGCATGTTCTTCCTTTTAGGAAATTAAAAACAACCCTGTTAATTTAATCACTGAAGAGGATTTAAAACAGGCTTCTTTAGACAACTCGTATGCtaataaaaaagacaaaaaggatgaaagaagaaagaaagcagcAGGTAAGATATTAATATTCagcttaagcaaaaaaaaaaccaagctaatttgttttgtttttgaaatACTCAAATATAAAATTAGTATATTTTTTAGTCCATTAAATGCTTCCAGTCTGTTGCTTAAGATATTTAAGAAATAATCCAGCTGCTTACCATTATACTGTGGATATGCATACATCTCAGCTATGCCCATGAGAACTAATTTCAGACTTAGAAATGCAGAGAAAGTACTATAAAGGACTCTTGAGTAGTTCAACACAAGTGAACAGTTTTTAGAAGCAAGGAAGCCTGTGTTCATTTATTATTGTATACAGTATGATCACACAAGACTGAATAAAAGCAGTATTAGCTCAGGGACCTCTCTACTATGTTTTATTACACAGTACATATAAAATTTTAGTCTCCATTTTTCAGGGGTCCAGGAAAATTACTATGTTTCTTATTATTAGTCTTTGGATGTTAATTCCAAAATAACTTTTTCTAAAATTAGAAtgagtttttgggatttttttttttgaggaatacTTGTCATCTTTTCTGAGAAAACCATGCCATGGAATTTTCTGGTTTTGCACATGTAACAGTTACTTGGAGATTTAGACAGTTTACTTTGAGGTATATTCTGGATTAAATTAATCCAAACCTTACTTCATTTGTGTGGTGACTGTTTGGAATAGATTTCAGTTGAAGGAAGAATAAATATATGTGGGTTTAACCCTTTGAAATCATCCTGCTTTTTAAACCGGTATTCAGTCTGAAGACTGTGAATCCCAAAAACTTTGTGT comes from Melospiza melodia melodia isolate bMelMel2 chromosome 3, bMelMel2.pri, whole genome shotgun sequence and encodes:
- the UFL1 gene encoding E3 UFM1-protein ligase 1 — its product is MAAAWEEIRQLAADFQRAQFAEVAHRLSERNCIEIVTKLIAEKQLEVVHTLDGKEYVTPAQISKEIRDELHVSGGRVNIVDLQQVINVDLLHIENRANDIVKSEKGIQLVLGQLINESYLDQLAEEINDKLQETGQVTISELCKAYDLPGDFLLQALSRRLGRIIHGQLDQENRGVIFTEAFVSRHRARIRGLFTAITRPTPVSSLITRYGFQEHLLYSLLEELVNAGRLKGTVVGGRQDKAVFVPDIYSRTQNKWVDSFFKQNGYLEFDALYRLGIPDPAGYIKKRYKSAQLLFLRAACVGQEIVDQVEASVEEAISSGNWIDVATLLPSSLSVEDVGILLQQVMRSLNKSSSGLVFNDTIAVSEKFLSSCAELFSDLMQQKAEKEIKNNPVNLITEEDLKQASLDNSYANKKDKKDERRKKAAEGSGSLRGGGGGNAREIKIKKTKKKGRKDADSDEESQGPATGRSKKLEFFFMSQEEIEDVLKTHMQDCPEELITEIAEHIRRPLTKTYQEVVRSVFTSSTSSSGASRRQAMKDLQEEFSNLYNNIRLFEKGAKHFTDDTQTNLAKHLLKTLCTDITNLVFNFLASESMMTTENYSTITSEGRIKILGKLPEDTKGPLTKLHTSLNGKSIEDFLSCLDSAVDICGVMVKKGDKKKERQVLFQHRQALIEQLKVTEDPALVLHLTSVLLFQFSTHCMLHAPGRSVPQIINFLSGKIPEDQYSLIVKYQGLVVKQLTSQTKKTEHGDSDTKDNMEEEEGAESIRKELQEITTSIKDLVLRPRKFSGTEE